A single Amphiura filiformis chromosome 19, Afil_fr2py, whole genome shotgun sequence DNA region contains:
- the LOC140141376 gene encoding uncharacterized protein isoform X1, protein MTQQYNFATGNPTSDSISSVPEDFDFISSLLENRPRVPENSADRQPADDGWPQRVQDVKRSSNPISNYGMPDSYSSRGWSPMGTERTEFGGIGDPRTSMYGSSFWEPATESNSVFHGATTTTTATTNPGFDTGTLGFVGSNPGLESNLSRIWSSDGAMSGSRMRSSTGGSGVDYGAAATEGRDMYKYAWNEWDKHVPVSHSNTASPGHTASPGHTSSPDVNVKQQNPIGIKGKYGDGDVEDLRAAFFSGGKRKDRGESSVSVQSSTSWQSKGNPSAKDGGCSNSSKTYSDIMKEGRQPNKTTHETTRKNATQPKVKSNMNQGFPASVKIPSHYQQSVTPPPGFESSTLHVAQGPDSEYGLDDFMGTSAKVQRWLQQSQSQGSSEVDDQTNLTKRKRTKKKKKSKKPDPLAGSVASFIRDWNSGTSESTDPCSLEDLTKISASYKTRTLHTPDNVKPANETCNNTSETERKDIPIKKEDKAFFDPKRIFKETTKKPEEKVKVQTKASFDATPTQDFFDPKRIFQSKTMESKDENKSRIGADDPVLRMTSDRSTSDYNTDQAARKSQHSFTRSVPVQPNEPNHVNRGKYTIPVEDIGTDTTTTTNTTTSSSSSPNHTGNSLWREHLSGLGDNNNKEPIKNNASYYGTSTTPGVQSVKHSTVTGHQSSSGARPDLSSAESQHAKAKSPSRFVHKDFIPSKGKKEEEEMRTRSQSRREAQQAAFEHHHFVPGANGDGIHFSSRKFSPHQDYSSTSKPSRHKTFSNDEKDSHTKDSSSATYSNIPGTEKFKSKTSKSPPQQTSSSSSTKHSGRSQNESQPGWKKNKTARSQKYESRTGKHGREKKDKSHHHHSYESPPAGDNCNGSARTNRQKEREQRGGRSRQDSEGARGPDSVAHYYDGDQIYQWMKAIAHFATWIVGFIIFLLGYDCLSV, encoded by the exons ATGACACAACAGTATAACTTTGCCACTGGTAACCCAACTTCAGATTCCATTTCCAGTGTGCCTGAAGACTTCGATTTCATAAGCTCCCTCCTTGAAAATCGACCTCGCGTCCCCGAAAACTCGGCAGACAGACAACCCGCGGACGATGGTTGGCCGCAGAGGGTGCAAGATGTGAAAAGATCCAGCAACCCCATCTCCAACTATGGGATGCCAGATTCATATTCTAGCAGAGGATGGTCACCTATGGGGACAGAAAGAACCGAGTTTGGGGGAATCGGAGATCCTAGAACTTCAATGTATGGCTCCAGTTTTTGGGAGCCAGCAACTGAAAGCAACTCAGTTTTTCATggtgctactactactactactgcaacTACTAACCCTGGTTTTGACACAGGTACACTAGGTTTTGTTGGCAGTAACCCTGGTTTGGAGAGTAACCTGAGTAGAATATGGAGTAGTGATGGCGCAATGAGTGGAAGCCGCATGCGATCAAGTACAGGAGGATCAGGTGTTGATTATGGGGCAGCAGCTACTGAGGGTAGAGACATGTATAAGTATGCCTGGAATGAATGGGATAAACATGTACCAGTCAGTCATAGCAACACGGCAAGTCCTGGCCACACAGCAAGTCCTGGCCACACATCAAGTCCTGATGTCAATGTAAAGCAGCAAAATCCCATAGGTATTAAAGGCAAGTACGGTGATGGCGATGTGGAAGACTTACGTGCTGCTTTCTTCAGTGGTGGAAAACGGAAGGACAGAGGAGAAAGCTCTGTAAGTGTTCAAAGTTCAACTAGTTGGCAGTCAAAAGGAAACCCAAGTGCAAAAGATGGTGGTTGTTCTAACTCAAGCAAAACATACTCCGATATTATGAAAGAAGGTCGACAACCTAACAAAACGACTCATGAAACAACAAGAAAAAATGCGACTCAACCCAAAGTGAAATCGAATATGAACCAAGGCTTCCCTGCATCTGTGAAGATACCAAGTCATTATCAACAGAGTGTCACTCCACCTCCTGGATTTGAGTCCAGCACCTTACATGTAGCACAAGGACCAGATTCTGAGTATGGTCTTGATGACTTCATGGGTACATCGGCCAAAGTCCAACGATGGCTGCAGCAAAGCCAGTCTCAAGGATCATCTGAGGTTGATGATCAGACCAATTTGACAAAAAGAAAGCGcacaaagaaaaagaagaaatcaAAGAAACCAGATCCTCTCGCTGGAAGTGTGGCTTCTTTTATCAGAGACTGGAATTCAGGAACCAGTGAAAGCACAGATCCTTGTTCGCTTGAAGATCTGACAAAAATATCGGCCTCTTACAAAACAAGAACTCTACATACTCCTGACAATGTAAAACCAGCAAATGAAACTTGCAATAATACCAGTGAAACAGAGAGAAAAGATATTCCAATCAAGAAAGAGGATAAGGCCTTCTTTGATCCCAAAAGAATTTTCAAAGAAACAACAAAGAAACCAGAGGAGAAGGTAAAAGTCCAAACGAAAGCCAGCTTTGATGCAACACCTACGCAGGATTTCTTTGACCCAAAAAGGATCTTTCAGTCAAAGACAATGGAGAGTAAAGATGAGAATAAATCAAGGATAGGTGCTGATGATCCTGTACTTAGAATGACTAGTGATAGGAGCACATCAGATTACAACACTGATCAAGCAGCAAGGAAATCGCAACATAGTTTTACTAGAAGTGTGCCTGTACAACCAAATGAACCAAACCATGTGAACCGAGGCAAATACACCATCCCAGTAGAAGATATTGGTACTgataccaccactaccaccaacacaacaacatcatcatcatcatctcctaATCATACTGGTAATTCACTATGGAGAGAGCACTTGAGTGGATTAGGTGATAACAACAACAAAGAACCAATTAAGAACAATGCCAGTTATTATGGCACTTCCACCACTCCAGGGGTCCAGTCAGTGAAGCATAGCACAGTGACAGGACATCAGTCTTCAAGTGGGGCAAGACCAGACTTGTCTTCAGCTGAAAGTCAACATGCAAAGGCAAAATCTCCCTCAAGGTTTGTTCACAAAGATTTCATACCATCTAAAGGCAAGAAGGAAGAGGAAGAAATGCGCACTAGAAGTCAGAGCAGACGAGAGGCTCAGCAAGCCGCTTTTGAACACCACCACTTTGTGCCAGGAGCTAATGGAGATGGAATCCATTTTTCAAGTCGGAAGTTTTCACCTCATCAAGATTACTCATCAACTTCAAAGCCTTCAAGACATAAAACATTCAGCAATGATGAGAAAGACTCCCATACCAAAGACAGTTCAAGTGCAACATATAGCAACATCCCAGGTACGGAGAAGTTTAAAAGCAAAACTTCCAAGTCGCCTCCACAACaaacatcatcgtcatcatccacCAAACATTCTGGAAGGAGTCAGAATGAGTCACAGCCAGGATGGAAAAAGAATAAGACAGCCAGGAGTCAGAAGTATGAATCAAGAACTGGCAAGCATGGAAGGGAGAAGAAAGACAAGTCTCATCATCACCATAGTTATGAGTCCCCACCAGCTGGTGACAATTGTAATGGCAGCGCAAGAACAAACCGACAAAAAGAGAGGGAGCAGAGAGGAGGAAGGAGTAGACAGGATTCAGAAGGGGCCAGAGGACCTGATAGTGTAGCTCATTATTACGATG GTGACCAGATTTACCAATGGATGAAGGCCATAGCACATTTTGCCACCTGGATTGTTGggttcattatttttcttcttgGTTATGACTGCCTATCTGTTTAG